The following nucleotide sequence is from Carassius carassius chromosome 16, fCarCar2.1, whole genome shotgun sequence.
CGGTGGCAATGTTCCGGTGGGGAATCCTGCGCGCCTCCATCCGTGCTTTGGCCGCCTTCAACGAGGCCGGACGCCGCTGGGCAGCCAAGACTGAGGGTAACCCATGCAGCATCATGCACAAGTCTCCAGATTAGCCCAAAACTTGGTCTAAGGTGGTGTTATTTATATCCTGCACGTGAGAAAGCTAGCCCGGTGACGCAAACAGTCAAGGATTTCAGAATGATTAGGCTAAAAAGggattatgaaaataaatgagtAAGATTGTTTGCGAGATGTTGAAATCATGCCGTCAAcgctgtctgtgtttgtgtgttttggatGTACAGGTGTGGTCAGACCAAACTCCAGAGTTCCTCTAGGAGAGCTACAGAGATCCAACCTGCCCATTGAGAGGATGTACCGGTAAGTTTTGGACTCGGGCTGCTGTGGCTAGAAAAGAGATTGATACtgaagagagagggagggagagagaggggaagTATTGTGAGGAACTTGATCTCTTCCTGTCCTTTCGTTGCCTTTGTGTGGCAGGTGATCATGTGACCATGCTCGCTCCACAAAGGCACATTGCAGGCCCATTCTCACAGTAATCTCATGCGCTAAGTCCCATTTATGGAACTAGCAAATCTATGATGAAAgcatgtccaggtcatatttcttCTCAAAATCCAAAGAAGTAAATAGGAAAATATATTTGCATGGAGAAAATGAAACGGAGCTTCAAAGCTTTTCTTGAAAAGTATACAAATTCACTAAAAAAATGCAACAAACAAATGCAATTAAAATCATATTATTTTTCTCACATTTCAGTGATAAAAACTGGGTGGGATGTGCTTAGCTGTCACTAAAGTATCATAACGCCAACGTATTATGGTCTGTATAAttttatgcaaaatgtaatttctcacttttttcatttcattttgcgcTGAAATATGTCCCCGGACATGTTCCTGAGAGATACTGTGTGGGAATTATCAAGTTAATAAATGTACTTGTTCCTGCAATGTCCCTTTGCGTTTCCTCTGGTGTTTGTCAAGGGTTTCCCCTCAGTTACTGACCTCTGATCAGTTTCACTAAAGTTTAACCCGTACGGTCAATAAAGCTGGTCATAGATCAGCACCTGCTGGTGGCGTTCGCCctcgagtgactgtgtgtgtggtgtttattTTCTACAGCCACGCTCCTATGCTTGATTTCTCCTTTGATCATTCAGAGGAGCGCCCTCTAGAGGCTTTTGAGGACATCTTTGCTAGTTATGAGAGTAAGAAGTAAGTGGACTTGAGCAGAACATTTGAGGTCAGATGGGGAGAGCTTGGCAGCTTGGGAAGGCTGGGTTTCTGGTATTCTGAGCAAACTCAAATACTACATTCAGATGTTCGCAGAATCCAGAAGCTAGCACTATTCTCTATTTATGTGATCAAAGGGCAAGCCAGAGTTTGCATTTAACCTGGTTTGCTCAAAGAAATCCTCAACCTACACTCATAAATCCCAGTTGGGTCCTTTTGAGGTTTATTACCTGTAAGTACTCCCAAGTGGGAAGGAAACCATAAAGCGTCCTTTGTAAGGGAAGTGATTTCACTTCCTGGTTGGTTTGATGCACTATTAGCAGTGCATCCCCAGCCCCCAGTGCCAATCCTACCTGTTTGACCTCCTATTGTTCTGATCTGAGTGGTAAGTGAACCAGTGCATGAGTCCAGATCTTTGCTGATGGGGGTGCCTACCCCCGTTTTAACACCCCGTCAGGTCAAAACAGCATGGATTCACCACTGAagcttgaaggaatagttcaccaaatgAAGGGCCTTTTCGAATTTAACACACTTGCCTGCATTTGTTCATTGTACGTGATTCCTTTTTTTGTGGTGGAGGGTGTATTCTTTCACGAAAGTCGGTTAACAACATTGGTGTTGGGTTCCTGTACTTTCCCTTCCCCGTTCAACTCACCTCACCTCACTCCTTCTGTCTCCTCCCCCTACCTTTTCACCGGGCTGAATCAGGGACATGCATGTCCAAATCATCAATTCCATTAAGGACTTGCAGTTGGATGGGGAAGATCCACGTAAGCTGCTGCAGTCCTGGGGTCGCCTGCGGTTCCCGCGCCACGTCCTCCAGTGAGTTTGACCGCTGACTCCCCTCTGGCTCAGAATGGATGGGTCCACCTTGCTGACCCTTCATGCCTTGACATCATTGGTTGGCATCGAAGCCACTGCTTGAGGCCCCTTTGCTAAGCTTAGTTCTGAACTGTTCCCTACTCCCAAACTTTCCCAAATATGCACCGTTACTTGTCGGCTCGCCTTGTGACTTACTGTTTAACCGCCCTAACCCTGCACTTATAACATCCATCTAACAAGTATGCCAATTATTTTTAGATGGCTCCCTAGTGGTGTATGTTAGAGGAACGCATTTTATGCATAGTTTATGAGCCAAAAGCAGTGTGATCTTCATTAGCGCTCGAGCTCGGAATGGTAGCCACATGCTAACATGCTGCATGAACTTATATTAGACCCACCCATTGAGTCTGTAATGTTTTATGAGCTGTAGAAAGCTTCAGAAACGTGGCTTATGTTGACCACAGCCATCGAGCACACTTGAATCGTTAACTTGTCCTCCAAATTAGGAATGCCGCAGATTAGTTGTGTATCAATAAAAATGTCCATCATTCCTCCCACCCACCCTGTTCTTATCTCCTCCAAAACTATGATCTCTGTTATGGTGTATGCATGCTAGATTTAACCCCAGAGAGCACTGCGAATCCTTGGATTTCAACAGGGATGTTAAACAAATGTGGATCTGGCTTTTTCTACACCATTGCATAAACAAatcttgtttttttcttaaaatgcttCTTAAGTGCATATGTTCACTTACGTCGTGCAAGCCACGCATGACTCACTCTACTAACACGCAATATCACTTCACTTATCTCAACAAACCATCaacctcctcttcctccttccCTACAGGAAAAACAAGAACCCCAAGACAAAGCAACTCATTCCTAAGGTAATGATTTTGTTTGCTGAAATGatctaaatgcatatttaaatgaATTCTGTCTTAGTGTTTGACTTTCAAGATGCTGCAAGTGGTTTCCGCTGGTTTTGTAACTTCCACTGGTATTGGTGGTGTCAGCTTATGTTAAGGGGGGCATAACACACAGTTTCGCCCAATCTTACTTTAACCTTGAGTACCTATGGAGTAGTTTTCTTATATAAGGATATGCATCCTTCACATATCCAAacagtctttagttttatcagatttataaaagaaagatacagcttTACGATTCTCTCCAAAATCAGTCAATCTCCTGGAGGCAtgcagtgggcggagctaaagagttACGAGCACTTGCGCACTGATTTGCCAACAAAACACAGAAATTTGATGCTTTTATACTTAATGCTGTGGTTCTGAATCATGACTGGGATCTTTTATTGCAtggactgctccatctttcagtatcaaacgatgtgcaaatctaTCGTCAAACTGGGGCTTGTTTATAAAACTTTCATAACCAAAATGACGGGAACATGCAAACACATTTGCGAAACTCCGTtgctgcaccaaaaaaaaaaaacctgtgtccACTTTTCACATAACAATGGGTTTTATGGGGGCTGAACGAGGTTATCTTTCCCTCACAgccataaacacacttctttggagACATTGTTTTCGAGCAAGTCCTCTGCAGACCCCTCTTAAACATCTGCATGGTCGAGATTGTTGGACTAGAAGTTCCAAATCAACCCTGCCGTTGCAAAAATGTTGGCATGCAAACTAAAAAAACATAGCCTAATCTGTACTCTATAACTTTATAAAAACTCAAAGATAGTTAATAGTAATTAACCATTATTGTGTACTGCTTAGAAACTGTTAAACTGTAGGCTGTTTAAGGTTTCAGTACAAAAATTCAGCTTGGTTTGTAAATATAGGATTGCCACCATAAACACATGTAACCAAGTATTAATCTGAACAATTCAAAAGAATcacttacagcacctttaagttGTTAGCATTTGCAGCACAGCTGGTACATTTCCATCACCACTGGTAAATAGTGTAAAGTTTAGCCACGATTGTTTATGACTTTCCGTTACATGTGCGGTGCTGGGTAAATGTTTTGATGACTCTACCGCTGTAGCTTAGGCTGGAATGAGATTTTCCATGTCGTCATGTATCCATGGTATTCATGTGGCAAAATAAAGTCTCTTTGTGTGAGAGATTGAATttctgttttttgtgtgtttgggcAGAACCTGTTGGACTCTCGTTCGCTGAAATTTGTAGTGGGCCTCCTTGACCGCACCACCAAGTCTTTGCTTCATCTACACAAGAAGAAACGTCCTCCCAGCATCAGTGCCcagtttcaagtaaaaaaaaaaagaaaaaaaagaaagctttaTTAGATTAGCATTAGCAAAAACAAAAGCAATGTCccatcataatcattaatttttcaAGTATATTTAAATTAGTGCTTAAAGTTGGTACAATAGTTCagtctaaatataaaaatattattttagccaGTATTTGTTTACAGTGCATTTTAACATTTAGAGTTACATGCTGTTAGCTTGGCGACATGCTAAAATCAAACTTATTGTGCCATGTGCTCTGCATGAGAAGAGCTGTTTGTGTATCTGCCTTTATTGCAAGTAGCCTGAAAGGAATTACAAAaatctcactaggttttggaacagtttAAACTCTATTTTAAGCactaatatttcaaatgtaagCATTAGGGAATGCTATGAATATTATACGCCAGTGGTACAATTGGCCCAAAGGCATCATTTGTGGTTTTGTACTTGTCTTCCACTCAACATTATGATTTTCTCTATCGTGTAGACATCTCTTAGTAAGCTTCTGGAAACGCTGGGGAAGGCAGAACCATTCTTCATCAGATGCCTTCGCTCTAATGCTGAGAAGGTGCAAATGAAACGTCATTGTTCAAGTTGATCTTGATTTTAAGTTCATCAATCTGTTTCTGTTGTGCAAAATCTTTGATATGAGAtctaatttcgttttttctttctgATGTTCAGAAGGAAATGTGCTTTGATGAAGCTCTCATTGTGCAGCAGCTGCGGTACACAGGCATGTTGGAAACAGTGCGCATCAGACGGTCAGGTTATGGAGCCAAATACACCTTTCAGGTAAGGACCTAATGAACCGCTAACCCTAAAAGTTTATGTAAGTGTGTAATTTGGTTGTCAGAAAAAAACAAAGCTCATTTTCTGTATTATAGGAGTTTACTGAGCAGTTTCGTGTGTTGCTGCCAAAGAACGCTACGTCCCTGGAGGACATATCATCTCTATTGCACAGGCTTGGCTTTGACCACACTACCTACCAGATTGGGAAAACCAAGGTCAGCATTTTTCCTAGAAACCGTTTAATCGACAACTTTTCTAGGTTTGGTCTTTTTAGCTGTTATCTCTTGTAATATTGCTTTTCTACAGGTGTATCTCAAAGAGCTGGAAAGGCAAAAGCTTCAGGACATCCTCCACAAGGACGTCATGCGCAAAATCATTTTCTTGCAGTGCTGGTTTAGAGCTAAAATACAAAGGATGGAGTTTATTAGAATGAGAGAGGCAGCCATCTTAATCCAGGTATGTCAAAATTGGTTTTGTGTTTGGGCTGTACTCTTGCTGTTTTGTGTCCGGTATTGGATTTGATTGACTTTGTGTGCAGCGCTCATGGCGCAGCTATCGCAAACACAAGTTCTGCCAAGCGGCGCTTCTGATCCAGTCAGCATGGCGAGGCTCCAAACAGAGAGCAGAATATCGAAGAACACAAGCATCCGTCAAAAAGATACAGGCACTTGCAAGAGGGCATTCGGCTCGCAAATGGTATAGACATCACACACATTAACAAGAAATCGAAAGCAAATGTATTTACTTTCATAAAGCACATTGTTGGCTTAAGTTTTGGATTGGGTCTTGATAGGTACTACTCCCTAAAGGaagagaagaggaaaagagaggaagaggaagctCGGAGaagaaaagaggaggaggagaaagcaGCTCGACGAGCCAAGGAGGCAGAAGAGGCTGCTAGGCGAGCTAAAGAGGCTGAGGAGGCAGCCAGACGAATCAGAGAGGAAGAAGAGGCAGCCAGGCATGCCAGAGAGGAAGCAGAAGCAGCTAGAAGACAGAAAGAGCTAGAAGAAGAAGCAGCTCGGCTTGCTTTAGAGGCTAAGAGGAAGGCTGCAGAGCAGCAGGAGAAGACACCTCTAGAACAACCAGGCAAGGCACCAGGCAAGAAGTCTGACGATGTGGAGACACTGGTGCTGGAGCGCCCTAAGGCTCCTGTGGATGTTGAGATTGAAAGTAAGGGCAGGGCCCAAGTTGATGTCTCAAAAGACCAAAATCATTCCGAGAAGGTTCCTCAAGTTGAGGCGGGTCCTCACCCTGAGGTTAAAGAACACCAGAAGCAAAATGAAAATGGGTCTTCTGCACATCCCAGAGAGGAAGGTACACATGCTAAACCCACGTCTCTTGAAATCCCAACCGGACAAAGCCAAAACGAATCTCCTTCAATCTCCAAAACTCCAGCATCTAGATGCCAAGAGAAACGGGAGCTTAGGAGACAACGTGGCCTAGAGCACAACCAGAGAGAAAGTGAGCGAGCCGCTTCGGCTGGAAAAGACGACAAAACTCCAGAGAGTCCAGGAAAAGCAGACGGCAAGTTGAAGGAACGGTCCGACAACAAAGAGTTAGATCAGTATACCTTTGTGGCTTGGAAAGTAGACAAGATGAAGAGGGATGCCAAAGATGTATCATCTGACCCTGTTCGACCTTCCACCTTAGCCTTAGATATGCCTACTTCTGGGCCTGGAAGAAATGGCTACACTGACCCTTCCATTTCCTCTCAACCTGCTCTTGCCAAAGAAGAAGCCAACAGGAAAAAAGAACCAACAAGAAGCAGCACTCAACCAGAAAACCTCATAGCAGGACCCCGCAGTCTGGAGGACAGGCACGTCAATACTCTCCAGTTTGGTTTCTAGTGTTCTCCTTCTTGTATATCTTTTTTCATCTCCTTGTATGATTCTGACAATAGCCTCTATCTGGTTTTCCCAACCAGGAACCGTGGGATCTCTATGTCATTAGACGACGTGTCCAAAATAGGTTTGGGCAATTCATCACAGGTAACGTTGACTTGATTTAACTAGTTAACCAAATGGTTAACATTAAGGAATACATTGATTTATGTCTCTTGAAGTTTGTTTGACTGGTTAAGTTCCACTGCAGCCATGCAACCGGACAATCTGCTGTTCTCATTACATTTGGTAATTTTaggattataatttaaaaagtcGCTTGAGTTTTCATGATCATGCTTCTCTGGCTAATTCAGGACAAATCTCATCAAAGACGCAGGCGACGCAGGCTCGCACTTGCACGTATATGTTTGCCCATTAAAAGTGTTGAAATGGAGGATGCAGAGTACTGGACTATTCCTTTGCCTCCCATGAGTCCATTCGAGGTGGTGTATTGCAGCCTAAAATTTGATGCTGTCCTGAGATCTGTGGTGTGGGGGCTGCTGGTGGTTTAATCGCTTGGAATCCTGGCAGTGATTGCAGATATTTTTAACTTGTgctaagtaaaaataaatgatacTAAAGCAGAGTGAAGGCCTTTAGTCTGTGTGTTATCCTATATGTACAGTTTAAAGACACTTGCAAAATTGGTTATTGTAATGCCATCACACTATAACTTAAAACTTCATTCACTGTGAATTTTGAAATCTCAGTGGCCTTTAAAACTGGACTTCTGGGATGACAAACTGTAATATCAAAATTCAGTGGCACACAATTTCAGACTATGGCTTATTTCTTCTGTCTTTCCaaccattctttttttcttttacaagtaaaaaaaaatcattgtactTTTTAATTACTCCGTTTGGAACAAGTAAAGGGAGGAATTGACCCACTTCAGCTTCCTTTAAAGTGTTATCTACACAGGAAGAAGGAACTTTTCTCCTTGTCAACTTGACAGGCGCCATTGCTATCTAAACAGCAGAAACGGTTATGCTACTTTACACAGTACTGCATAAAATTAAGACATTTGCTGTGTTTATACATTTTGGTGTAGATACAGTCCAGCACTAAGGTTGGTCCTGAAAGATCGAAGGCCAGCACATTAAAGGAAAAAGTTCATGACACTCGCAGCCTGCAAGTTACATCACCTGTCCAGCCGTCAACCCCAGAGAGGTACAGTCCAACTTACTGGTGTTACCAATTTAACTGTTGCTtaccccagaaaaaaaaaaagattgtgaagAAGGTAATTTTTTTAAACGTACTTTCATATATTTGCACAGAGTATGTTTCAGGCCTTATCTGCAAGACTGTCTATCTTAAAAAGAAAGAGCTTACTGGCTCATCCAACACTTTAAACCCCATTGCACAGTCTTATCTGTACTAGAATGTGGTCACACAGGAAATCTGACTCATTGGGACTCATGGGAAAATACGGCCCCTGGCTTACGTCAGCAGTGCATACTCTTTATGTCTGACTCCTGGCATAGGTTACAGACTCCCATATATAGATGCAAAAAGTCTGCTATGAGAGAAGGAAGATTCCTGAAATTCCATAgtttgtgtgaaggtgtgcaatCTCAGTGTGTTTTGATAGTGAAATCCCTCGTCTAATCGGACCTCCCAGCACGCTATGCTTCTGTTTTGCTAGGAcattaataataaagtacaaaACTTGCAACAACTAATTTTATACAATGgtgcattttttttacaataggaCTACAGGGTTTTTCAGAAAGATCCTGAAGAAACGTCCACATAAAGAAGCACATACCCCGGAAGATGGAGACCTGACCCTAGCTTCCGTTTTGGATCAAAAAGAAGGTACATACTGCAAAGACAGCATGTGATTATTTTTGATTATCATACTTTTATCTtcatttattgttcttttttccCCTGTTTTTTGATAGCCATTTCTCAATCACGTTTGCATAATTCAAAGCTTCATGCGAGTCGACCTGCTCAGACCCCCAGCATCAAGATCAGTCACTCAACAACTCGGGCCTCTGAGCAGTGTAACTCCTCTCTGAACCGTGTGATCACCAATGCCAATGAGCTACGCCACCTTGATGAGTTCCTGGGCAATCAGGTCTGAAGAATGGATAGGACTGAAAGATATTCAACTTTTTGAAGTTGATTGTGTGGCTATGCATAATTGATGCAATATTGATGATCACACCGGGATGAATATCATGTGCGATTATTGCCACGTTTAACGCTTTGACAAAACAAAGGGCATCAATGTGAGTGTGCACACTGACTTGGTGGCGCTCAAGCATAAAACAGTCTTGCCGAGTACACTTGATACATAACTACGAAGAGGAAGTAGACCAAGAAGATGCATTAATGCAAGATGAATGTAGAAATCAAGTTGTTATGGAGAGGAATTGCAGATCAAATAGGATTTGTGTACCGGggtatttctgtttttcatttaagCACCATTTTATGTCAGGGAGTGAATTTGCACTTTCACTCGCCACATCAGCAGTGAAAATTGCTTGGCTAAGAACACAAAAAAGATGTTTGAAAACGTTGGCGATAAGCGTGCGCAATAATCGTCCTGGTGTGTACGAGGCTTTAGAGATGTTAAATCTATAATGTATGCACTTTTGACAGACTTCAATTCTCTCTTATGCTGTGTAGGTGAACGATCTACGCTCACGGGGAAAGCAGCTTTCAGGAACAGAGCACATCTTCATTACTGCCACTATGCAGTTTAGAGAAAACATCAAGGGGATGTACTCATTCTCTGTGAGTAGATCTAATGCAACACTCCCTAAAATTACAGCGCAAACACTACTGTATAGACCAAATAAACTGTTTCCTATCCAGCTGTGATGCAACGTGAATTTGTTGGTCTGCTAAGTCAAGTTGTATCGTGGGCATTAAAAGAAACTTGAGTTCATGTTATTAAATTCTTCTTCAACAACAGAAACCACAAATTGGGTATAAGGCTTTGATGAATAGCTACCACAAAAAAGTGATCAGCCTAGCAGGAGAAAAGCAGAAAGGTGAGGTTCCACTGGTGGTCAATCTTTTCCAGTCTGTTCTGGATGGCTTCATCAGAGCGGAGATCAAAAAAGAAGAGGCCGATCCAGCCAAGGTAAAAGTTCATGCATGCCCTGTTACCCTCTAGACttaattatttgatgaaaatggcAGTTATTGATAACTTGAATGCATGTTATCCTTTTGACATAACTTGGGTAAAATCTGTTTCAGCCACCCAAAGGTCGCAAGACGAGAAGGAAGAAGGACAAAAGCGTGAGTATCTCTGTCCAACAGTCCATTGATGCATATTGACTGCCTTGAGAATTGTGAAGAAATCTAAACATTTTGTCTGGATTTAGTTGGAGAATCCATTGGACCATATGTTTACAAATTACCAAGTCAACATCATGCAGTCTTGTGATCAGTGCACCTCCTTTATCTGGGGAATGGAGAAGGCCTACATGTGCAGTTGTAAGTTGATGCGTCTCCTGTTAATTTGCCTTCGTTCGGGTTGAGAACACTGTatgatatttcatttttgttacaGATTGCAAAATGGTTTGCCATAAGAAGTGCATTTGTAAAATTGTCATAGGCTGCTCTACGTTCTGCTCCAAGAAGGTAAGAATCCAATCTTCTAAGGATTCTAGAGAAGCAGTCATTTAGAAATCTTGTTCAATTGGTCGGTCTTTGTGTGCTGTGGGCTTAGAGTGATGATGAGCCTGGATCACAACACTTCGGTGTGCGCGTGTGCCACCTGGTCAACAACAAGACCCCTGTGCCAGTTGTGCTGGAGATAATGCTGGAACATGTGGAAATGAACGGACTGTACACAGAGGGCATTTACAGGAAATCTGGCTCAGCCAATCGCATGAAGGAGCTTCACCAGTTGTTGGAAGCAGGTGAGCCATCATGGATATTTCCAGAGCTCAATGGCACATTGGGAAGACGCCTCTCTGTCTCTTGAGTTTTTTGTAGCTTAACCTGCCCGCTCTGATAACTTTGTTAAATAACCTTGTGTAATGACTGCATGTTTGTGTAGGCCCAGAGAATGTTTGTCTTGAGGATTACCCCATCCATGCCGTCACTGGCCTTGTCAAACAGTGGCTAAGGGAGTTGCCTGAACCTCTTATGACCTTCACGTACTACAACGACTTCCTCCGTGCAATAGGTTGGCCCCCACAACACCATTCTCCTGTAGTTTTGGTAGCACTTGGACATGCAGtaactcttttgttgtttttcacaGAACTGCCTGAGAACCAAGAGCAATTGCAAGCAATTTACAAAGTTTTGGAACAGCTTCCACCAGCCAACTTCAACACCTTGGAGAGACTGGTTTTCCATCTTGTCAGGTACAGATGAGTACATGCAGTCCGTAACAAATGCTGTTAGTGTAAAACCATGTAGCCATAAAGTGAACGATCTGGTTGCATTTCAGGGTTGCGAAGGAGGAGAAGAGCAATCGCATGACGCCAAACTCTCTAGCCATCGTTTTTGCTCCCTGTATTCTCCGTTGTCCAGACAGCGCCGACCCGCTCATGAGCATGAAAGACGTCGCCAAAACCACCACGTAAGGACTTCATGTCCACACTGCAAGCTCTTTTAACGTGAATGAAGTGTCGAGACTGAACCTTTACTTTCCTCAGTTGTGTGGAGATGCTAATTAACGAACAAATCCGGAGATACAATGAGAAAATGGAGGAGATCGAGCAGCTGGAATACGCTGAGGCTCTGGCTGTCAATCAGCTCAAGCTAAAAAGACAAAACACGGTACACCTGACCCTCATTGACTTACCTGTCCTTTAGCAGAAAGTCTTTTAGCATTGTTGTACCATTATTTCAAAGTGGTTGGTTTCCAGATGCCTGTGAAAAAATGTCCATATTTTGCCTCCTGAACAATCACTTTCTCCAACCGTCCGCAAACTTCCATAAGGCACTTCAGAGAGTAATATTCGCAACACTTTTTTGCTTCTCGTTTTTATGTCTCTGTAGTGCTGGCATTTACCTCTCAGATTTATCACTCCTTACAAAGAAGTGGCGGTACGTATGTCCCTGTGGTGTTGTGAATCCCAGTAGTTTGGCATGTCCATGCATCCAGTGTGCATGCAGTGTACAAGTCATGCCTCATTAATACTAACTCAATCCACTGCATGTGTTGGTGTTATTTTAGATCTGTAGACATTTAGATCTGTAGACAAGGGTGTCGGGTGGATGTCGGTGGAGATGTGTTTTGGTTTTGGGTGCTCATTGCAGTGAATGGCATGAATTTCAAAGCTACGCGAAGGAAATTGCTGAATATTAAACAATAGGGgtattctacatttttttttgtataaaaacagACAGTAATGCAGAAAGATAAGCAGTTTGACTGGTAATCTTTGTTTTTGACTTCTACAAACCTTTGAAACTCATGCCATGGAAACTTACAGACTTTAACTGTATTTGGTTCCACAATGAAAATAGCATCCATCCAAGTGGTTGAAATTCTTTCCCAGTAGACCTCCCCTCTTCTTCCAGACTTGACTCACCTTTGAAACATCTCTAGCACTTTTCACTCTACCATTGTTGTGCCACACTTGAAGATTTACAACTTCATAGACTAACCACATAGGGGCAGACTTGAGTCCAATGAAAATGTTTAGTACTGTAGTCCCATTACTGAATAACCTTTCTGTGCTTCCTTTTTTGAGGCAACACGGGTAAAAAGCTAGAATCGGTCAAACTCATTATCTTGAGTTGAAGTTTGTATCTGTTTGGGGTCTAGGTTCGGGTGAAGCCGTCTTCCGACCTTTGCGCCGTACCTGAGAATGAGCCCCTGGATTCAGATACAGAAGCTGAGCGAAGCCTGATGGAGCGGATCAAGTCCATCAAGCAGGAAAAGTATGTAAATGTTGAAGAAATCTCACAAGTAGTCTCAGGACCACACTCTTGAATGCCGTTTTCTGGTTTATGTTCCAGAGAGGACCTTGCCTGCAGGCTACCAGAACTAGAACAGCCTGGTTCTGACCAGGAGAACGTGGACTCGGAGACGTCTCTCAGCTCCGAGAGCCTGTTGGACGAGCGAGCGGTCTGTTCGGACACGGAAGGTCAGTATTAAGGTACAGACTCTCTTTGTTTCGGACCAGCCCTTTGTTTTTCCTCTGCGGTAGTCACCCATGTCTGGGTCCTGTCCTTGTTGTGTGTGGCACAGGTCTGGACGGGATAA
It contains:
- the LOC132159513 gene encoding unconventional myosin-IXb-like isoform X3 — translated: MSVKDGDGTTSQDGKAYELQIYPRLSLETASCCTLRVTKEATTASVIRNAAATLGLDASKVYVLAEVKECGGEEWVLESTDLPVHRVLLWPRKAQDQHSQKEGFYFLLQERNNDGSICYVHLPSVGNEQESKRLVARGFLPPQQEDYEDLCNLPVLNEDSILDNLCIRFQKKKIYTYAGSILIAINPFKFLPIYNPKYVKMYENHQLGKLEPHIFAIADVTYYAMLRKRVNQCIVISGESGSGKTQSTNFLIHCLTALSQKGYASGVERTILGAGPVLEAFGNAKTAHNNNSSRFGKFIQVNYLESGVVRGAVVEKYLLEKSRLVSREKNERNYHVFYYLLVGSSEDERREFRLLQPEEYFYLKQQNFTIEDADDLQHDFERLQQAMEMVGFLPATKRQIFSVLSAILYLGNVTYSQKSSGREEGLEVGPPEVLSTLSDLLKVKEQLLVEALTKRKTVTVNDKLILPYSHSEAITARDSMAKSLYSALFDWIVLRINHALLNKRDMEESVSCLSIGVLDIFGFEDFKTNSFEQFCINYANEQLQYYFNQHIFKLEQEEYQAEGITWHNIDYTDNFGCIHLISKKPTGLLYLLDEESNFPHATDKTLLAKFKQQHQQNNYFVATPVLEPAFVILHFAGKVKYQIKDFREKNTDHMRPDIVALLRSSDRAYVRQLIGMDPVAMFRWGILRASIRALAAFNEAGRRWAAKTEGVVRPNSRVPLGELQRSNLPIERMYRHAPMLDFSFDHSEERPLEAFEDIFASYESKKKNKNPKTKQLIPKNLLDSRSLKFVVGLLDRTTKSLLHLHKKKRPPSISAQFQTSLSKLLETLGKAEPFFIRCLRSNAEKKEMCFDEALIVQQLRYTGMLETVRIRRSGYGAKYTFQEFTEQFRVLLPKNATSLEDISSLLHRLGFDHTTYQIGKTKVYLKELERQKLQDILHKDVMRKIIFLQCWFRAKIQRMEFIRMREAAILIQRSWRSYRKHKFCQAALLIQSAWRGSKQRAEYRRTQASVKKIQALARGHSARKWYYSLKEEKRKREEEEARRRKEEEEKAARRAKEAEEAARRAKEAEEAARRIREEEEAARHAREEAEAARRQKELEEEAARLALEAKRKAAEQQEKTPLEQPGKAPGKKSDDVETLVLERPKAPVDVEIESKGRAQVDVSKDQNHSEKVPQVEAGPHPEVKEHQKQNENGSSAHPREEGTHAKPTSLEIPTGQSQNESPSISKTPASRCQEKRELRRQRGLEHNQRESERAASAGKDDKTPESPGKADGKLKERSDNKELDQYTFVAWKVDKMKRDAKDVSSDPVRPSTLALDMPTSGPGRNGYTDPSISSQPALAKEEANRKKEPTRSSTQPENLIAGPRSLEDRHVNTLQNRGISMSLDDVSKIGLGNSSQIQSSTKVGPERSKASTLKEKVHDTRSLQVTSPVQPSTPERTTGFFRKILKKRPHKEAHTPEDGDLTLASVLDQKEAISQSRLHNSKLHASRPAQTPSIKISHSTTRASEQCNSSLNRVITNANELRHLDEFLGNQVNDLRSRGKQLSGTEHIFITATMQFRENIKGMYSFSKPQIGYKALMNSYHKKVISLAGEKQKGEVPLVVNLFQSVLDGFIRAEIKKEEADPAKPPKGRKTRRKKDKSLENPLDHMFTNYQVNIMQSCDQCTSFIWGMEKAYMCSYCKMVCHKKCICKIVIGCSTFCSKKSDDEPGSQHFGVRVCHLVNNKTPVPVVLEIMLEHVEMNGLYTEGIYRKSGSANRMKELHQLLEAGPENVCLEDYPIHAVTGLVKQWLRELPEPLMTFTYYNDFLRAIELPENQEQLQAIYKVLEQLPPANFNTLERLVFHLVRVAKEEKSNRMTPNSLAIVFAPCILRCPDSADPLMSMKDVAKTTTCVEMLINEQIRRYNEKMEEIEQLEYAEALAVNQLKLKRQNTCWHLPLRFITPYKEVAVRVKPSSDLCAVPENEPLDSDTEAERSLMERIKSIKQEKEDLACRLPELEQPGSDQENVDSETSLSSESLLDERAVCSDTEGQTIVIPRLSKPAWPPLKSVTLSHGGSMWADSTSLTSLSSPRLQLQRRHPIIPKTVKLPPGILCHPAVQSLPPRKAQSLTLIQRREQPGRRKDSIQSLYISAGTELLFPASPTTSDTSQTQELQTSSRRFSDPDIAFVEDEV